A single Parabacteroides timonensis DNA region contains:
- a CDS encoding tetratricopeptide repeat protein: MKKLLNVTYLMPTLLGLFILLPAFSQNTNTEETVNDLIGKAEDMLKIDPSKAIYYSNVAITEAQKNGDKSLLAKAQSTLGEAYMNQGDFDMGFESMTNALENVPSDRPNQSAYIYVRLSGCYTKLGDLNAAFQYVDKAIDICKKANDRKSLAMCYNARGLVYILVPDNVKAEENFKAALDINRELGERKLVAVNLNNLCLYEGNTQEKIGMLREAIAINDSLGTVWSLGENYNNLGTQYYYAKEYRKGMAALDTAMIYARKINAKELITDNYRYASWIHEAMGDYSKAYKNLKDLYEMEQNLSAKDEMRQIELNLIQKRLKAKEHEMIVQEQAFQIKSLRMRSFIAILIAIAVLLILLYVTFHSRQQKRIQMLEASRKLEEQEKELIALKLKQAEIATQTTQQELDYNRHELTNFAFFVRSRNDLLANIQSMLKEGYKLSGPEMDAHLRSINAYISQFNARNTETELLIDEVNARFIDKLSKLHPDLSKNEQRLASLLRIGLSTKEISSVIDSTPKTVNMARYRLRKHLNLETDESLTEYMKSI; encoded by the coding sequence ATGAAAAAACTATTGAACGTAACCTATCTTATGCCGACTCTTCTTGGCCTGTTTATACTTTTGCCGGCTTTTTCACAAAACACAAATACGGAAGAAACTGTTAACGATCTTATCGGTAAGGCAGAAGATATGCTTAAAATAGATCCTTCCAAAGCGATATATTATTCTAATGTAGCCATAACGGAAGCACAAAAGAATGGCGATAAAAGTCTTCTGGCCAAGGCACAGTCGACGTTGGGCGAAGCCTATATGAATCAGGGTGATTTTGATATGGGGTTTGAGTCTATGACGAATGCCCTGGAGAATGTTCCTTCGGATCGGCCCAATCAAAGTGCCTATATCTACGTACGCCTTTCAGGATGTTATACTAAGTTAGGCGATTTGAATGCAGCCTTTCAATATGTTGACAAAGCAATTGATATATGTAAGAAAGCGAATGATCGGAAAAGTCTGGCAATGTGCTATAATGCCCGTGGACTGGTTTATATACTTGTACCGGATAACGTAAAAGCAGAAGAGAATTTTAAAGCAGCCCTGGATATAAACAGGGAGTTGGGTGAAAGGAAACTAGTGGCTGTAAACCTCAATAACCTCTGTTTGTATGAAGGCAATACGCAGGAAAAGATAGGTATGTTGCGGGAAGCCATTGCTATAAACGACTCTTTAGGCACTGTCTGGTCACTCGGAGAGAATTATAATAATCTGGGAACACAGTATTATTATGCCAAAGAATACAGAAAGGGGATGGCTGCATTGGACACTGCAATGATCTATGCACGTAAGATCAATGCTAAAGAACTGATTACCGATAATTATCGGTACGCTTCGTGGATCCACGAAGCGATGGGGGATTATTCAAAAGCTTATAAAAACCTGAAGGACCTGTATGAAATGGAACAGAACCTGTCGGCTAAAGACGAGATGAGGCAGATCGAACTGAACCTTATTCAAAAACGTTTGAAAGCGAAAGAACATGAAATGATCGTGCAGGAACAAGCTTTCCAGATCAAGAGCCTGAGAATGCGTAGTTTTATAGCAATACTTATTGCGATTGCCGTATTGCTCATATTATTATATGTTACTTTCCACAGCCGGCAACAAAAAAGAATACAAATGTTGGAGGCCTCGAGGAAGCTGGAGGAACAAGAGAAAGAACTGATCGCCCTGAAATTGAAACAAGCAGAAATAGCCACCCAAACCACACAGCAGGAATTAGATTATAACCGGCACGAATTGACGAACTTCGCTTTTTTTGTACGCAGCCGTAATGATTTACTGGCAAACATACAATCGATGCTGAAAGAAGGTTACAAATTATCCGGCCCGGAGATGGATGCCCATTTGAGAAGTATTAACGCCTATATCTCCCAATTCAATGCCCGGAATACCGAGACTGAATTGTTGATAGACGAAGTGAATGCCCGTTTTATAGATAAACTATCTAAACTTCATCCCGATTTGTCAAAAAATGAACAGCGTTTGGCTTCCCTGCTTCGCATCGGTTTGTCCACAAAGGAAATTTCTTCCGTTATAGACTCTACTCCCAAGACCGTGAATATGGCAAGATACCGGTTGCGTAAACATCTGAACCTGGAAACAGACGAGAGTCTGACTGAATATATGAAAAGTATCTGA
- a CDS encoding RagB/SusD family nutrient uptake outer membrane protein, giving the protein MKKIKYIVASFLLMGAITGCDDFLTVSSPDQLTTDSFWRDKSDAEAGLAAAYSQLESFTDTWSFSEVKWPVEAYREDIVNLGSDALNYPNWVELANFTYTNGNSQFTYYWQDAYRGINYCNQVIENVPNIPAEKITEEERNTILNEAYFLRGYYHMKLLLNWKEIVIRDAYISSTDQLDKALATREEAWDFIIGELTKATALPESRTSDQLGRATKGAAYAYIGWAHLTRAYEESGNKDTELKAAVDAFNNVKGYDLVKDFKSMFNGSNKNSKEGIFELQMSMSDANGAWYKTQLHRWIGCSELWGWDEILPNTMLMNEYMKEGQIATTGRYDSRLYETIFFQCDYFNDPEAGRVYGYTYDDWFEGKNKPAFRKFMPVDYEGMENNYFAPNIPLMRYSNVLLMKAEALNELGQTAEAISLINQVRERADMPNMKGTSQAQVREQIEHERILEFPLENFRFYDLRRWGKTQEALKAVGRDFNPEKNSFYPIPIQEINTNNALH; this is encoded by the coding sequence ATGAAAAAGATAAAATATATAGTTGCTTCTTTCTTATTAATGGGAGCAATCACGGGTTGCGATGATTTTCTAACAGTATCGTCACCGGACCAATTGACTACCGATTCTTTTTGGCGTGACAAATCAGATGCGGAGGCAGGATTGGCAGCAGCCTATTCCCAGTTGGAATCATTTACTGATACCTGGAGTTTTTCGGAAGTAAAATGGCCGGTGGAGGCATACCGCGAGGATATCGTTAATCTGGGTTCCGATGCATTGAATTATCCGAACTGGGTAGAGTTGGCAAACTTTACTTATACAAATGGTAACTCCCAGTTCACTTATTACTGGCAGGATGCTTACAGAGGTATAAACTACTGTAATCAGGTTATAGAAAACGTGCCGAATATTCCGGCCGAGAAGATAACGGAAGAAGAACGGAATACCATTCTGAATGAAGCGTATTTTCTGCGTGGTTATTATCATATGAAACTTCTTTTGAACTGGAAAGAAATCGTTATTCGTGATGCTTATATTTCTTCAACGGACCAGTTGGATAAAGCATTGGCTACACGTGAAGAGGCCTGGGATTTCATTATCGGCGAATTAACCAAGGCAACCGCACTACCGGAAAGTCGTACTTCCGATCAGTTAGGACGTGCAACCAAAGGAGCTGCTTATGCTTATATCGGTTGGGCACATCTGACAAGAGCTTATGAAGAATCGGGTAATAAAGATACAGAATTGAAAGCTGCCGTAGACGCCTTTAATAATGTGAAAGGTTATGACCTGGTGAAAGACTTCAAGTCGATGTTCAATGGAAGCAATAAAAACTCCAAAGAAGGTATTTTCGAATTGCAGATGTCGATGTCTGATGCAAACGGTGCGTGGTATAAGACGCAGCTTCACCGTTGGATCGGATGCTCCGAACTCTGGGGCTGGGATGAAATTCTTCCGAACACGATGTTGATGAATGAATATATGAAAGAAGGTCAGATTGCAACGACAGGCCGTTACGACAGCCGTTTGTATGAAACCATCTTCTTCCAGTGCGATTATTTTAATGATCCGGAAGCCGGTCGTGTATACGGATATACTTACGATGATTGGTTTGAAGGAAAGAACAAACCTGCATTCCGGAAGTTTATGCCGGTCGATTACGAAGGTATGGAAAACAATTACTTTGCTCCGAACATTCCGTTGATGCGCTATTCAAACGTGTTATTGATGAAAGCCGAAGCATTGAATGAACTGGGACAAACAGCTGAAGCCATTTCCCTGATCAATCAGGTTCGTGAACGAGCAGATATGCCGAATATGAAAGGCACATCGCAAGCACAGGTTCGTGAACAGATTGAACACGAACGCATACTGGAATTCCCTCTGGAAAACTTCCGTTTCTATGACCTTCGTCGTTGGGGAAAGACACAGGAAGCCTTGAAGGCCGTAGGTCGTGATTTTAATCCGGAAAAGAATAGCTTCTATCCGATTCCTATCCAGGAAATAAACACAAATAATGCGCTTCATTGA
- a CDS encoding SusC/RagA family TonB-linked outer membrane protein: protein MGISQCKSRFITGSFLRTSIVLMLLSLLPMLGFAQNVNVKGVVYDETGAPAIGVNILKKGTTEGATTDMDGQFELSVKKGDILLFSYIGYTTQQITYTGQPRLEVRLAEDAEKLDEVIVVGYGTMKKSDLTGAISSVNVEELTSRATTNPAEALQGKVSGVSIQKKGGNAGAGISVKIRGVKSFGNNEPLYIIDGFPGDISNVNPQDIAAMEVLKDGAAAAIYGSTAANGVIMVTTKNGKKGDLKVDVNAYLNFSKVANRLELLNSEGYVQVHKQMYDNYNLQYPNKTVDYPAYITNFLANPSSYPNTNWQDEMFRGGLTQNYQVSVRGGSEKARYSVSYNHSDDKGVLLGNSFKQDNARMKLSVTKNIFDLDANLSFMAKDEKQPQYSLKEVYGISPLVSVYDDTKEYGFGLTDHDGLPSNRNVMADYTYRQGGGKTYNMDANAALTMHLAEWLTFKTAYSYRGEHYRYQRHMPAYVADVKAKQDYPSQYEKSYYWEDQVIDNVLTFDKQFKDHSLNVMAGNSIQIRKYNWNEIQVDGKTTVYEVKDGQLVTSEKPSGFLDPNFATIGAGKGGTYSGDGSLYDYNRASFFGRVNYSYAGRYMLQATVRADGSSKFGKDSRWGVFPSVALGWRITEEEFFPKDGVISNLKLRASWGRLGNEQALGYYDFQALITSGNDMSMGGVQGNGSSPWPGSIATGLANRNLQWETTDTKNIGFDYGLLNGRLSGALNYYYNKTEDMLITKKLAPSVGLNNPVMNVGKIRNSGFEMEINWADKKGDWDYNVGLNLTTTSNKVLELSDPKQALYGDGLKWGTEHFPTQTRVGEPIASFYLYRADGIFQNEAEVAAHVNADGDLLQPNARPGDIRFRDVNGDGQIDEDDKESCGSGMPKLEANLSAGFSYKGIDFSFLLGSGWGHKLYNGNRYFFEGMSSGTNMLASTLDAWTTSNTNTSVPRAVLQDPNNNSRESDRFLENGNFVRLRQLQIGYTLPSTLLKKLFVDKLRLYVSGENLFTITKYSGIDPEFSTEKILNTGVDKEIYPFTRSYIVGLQLTF, encoded by the coding sequence ATGGGAATATCGCAATGCAAATCCCGGTTTATTACCGGTTCTTTCCTGAGGACATCAATCGTTCTGATGCTCCTTTCCCTTTTACCTATGTTGGGGTTCGCTCAAAACGTAAATGTAAAAGGTGTTGTTTATGATGAAACCGGAGCTCCGGCTATCGGTGTGAATATCCTGAAAAAAGGGACTACGGAAGGGGCAACAACCGACATGGATGGTCAGTTTGAGTTGTCCGTAAAAAAAGGAGATATTCTTCTCTTTTCTTATATCGGTTATACAACACAGCAGATTACTTATACCGGGCAACCTCGTTTGGAAGTCCGATTAGCAGAAGATGCAGAAAAACTGGATGAGGTTATCGTTGTAGGGTATGGTACAATGAAAAAAAGTGATTTAACTGGTGCTATCTCTTCGGTTAATGTGGAAGAACTGACGAGCCGTGCAACTACCAATCCGGCAGAAGCATTACAAGGTAAAGTATCTGGTGTCAGTATCCAGAAAAAAGGAGGTAACGCAGGTGCAGGAATCTCTGTTAAGATACGTGGTGTGAAATCTTTCGGTAATAATGAACCATTGTATATTATCGATGGATTTCCCGGTGATATAAGCAATGTGAACCCTCAGGATATTGCTGCAATGGAAGTCTTGAAGGATGGTGCTGCAGCCGCTATTTATGGTTCTACTGCCGCCAATGGCGTTATTATGGTAACAACTAAAAACGGTAAAAAAGGAGATCTGAAGGTAGACGTAAATGCTTATCTGAACTTCTCGAAAGTAGCTAACCGGCTGGAACTGTTGAACTCGGAGGGCTATGTACAGGTACATAAACAGATGTATGATAATTATAATCTTCAATATCCGAATAAGACAGTCGATTACCCGGCTTATATAACAAACTTCCTGGCTAATCCTTCCTCTTATCCTAATACAAACTGGCAAGACGAAATGTTCCGTGGCGGATTGACACAAAACTATCAGGTGAGTGTGCGCGGTGGAAGTGAGAAAGCTCGTTATTCGGTATCTTATAATCACTCGGATGATAAAGGTGTCCTGTTGGGTAATAGCTTCAAACAAGATAATGCCCGCATGAAACTGTCTGTTACCAAGAATATATTTGACTTGGATGCCAACTTGTCTTTTATGGCTAAAGATGAAAAGCAGCCGCAATATTCCCTGAAAGAAGTATATGGTATTTCTCCACTGGTTTCGGTATATGATGATACGAAAGAATACGGCTTCGGACTGACAGACCATGATGGACTGCCTAGCAACCGTAACGTGATGGCGGATTATACTTATCGCCAGGGTGGCGGCAAAACATATAATATGGATGCCAATGCCGCATTGACAATGCATTTGGCTGAATGGCTTACATTCAAAACCGCTTACTCTTATCGTGGGGAACATTATCGTTACCAGCGTCACATGCCGGCTTATGTGGCAGACGTAAAGGCAAAACAAGATTACCCTTCTCAATATGAAAAATCCTATTACTGGGAAGATCAGGTGATAGATAATGTATTGACTTTTGATAAGCAATTCAAAGATCACTCCCTGAATGTAATGGCCGGTAATTCTATTCAGATACGTAAATATAACTGGAATGAAATACAGGTAGATGGTAAAACAACAGTTTATGAGGTAAAAGACGGACAGTTGGTAACATCTGAGAAACCGTCAGGATTCTTAGATCCTAATTTCGCTACTATCGGAGCAGGTAAAGGCGGTACTTATAGTGGCGATGGTTCATTATATGATTATAACCGTGCTTCTTTCTTTGGTCGTGTAAATTATTCTTATGCCGGACGTTATATGTTGCAGGCTACTGTTCGTGCAGACGGTTCTTCCAAGTTCGGTAAAGATAGCCGCTGGGGTGTTTTCCCATCAGTCGCTTTGGGATGGAGAATAACGGAAGAAGAATTCTTCCCGAAAGACGGTGTGATCAGTAATTTGAAATTACGTGCCAGCTGGGGACGTTTAGGTAATGAGCAAGCACTTGGCTATTATGACTTCCAGGCATTGATTACCAGCGGAAACGATATGTCGATGGGAGGTGTTCAGGGTAACGGATCAAGTCCATGGCCGGGAAGTATAGCTACCGGGTTGGCAAACCGTAACCTGCAATGGGAAACAACCGATACAAAGAACATCGGTTTCGACTATGGTTTATTGAATGGCCGTTTATCGGGAGCATTGAACTATTATTATAACAAGACGGAGGATATGCTGATCACCAAGAAACTGGCTCCTTCCGTAGGTCTGAATAACCCGGTGATGAATGTCGGTAAAATCCGTAACTCCGGTTTTGAAATGGAGATCAACTGGGCTGATAAGAAAGGCGACTGGGATTATAATGTAGGACTGAACCTGACAACAACAAGTAACAAGGTACTGGAACTTTCAGATCCGAAACAAGCGTTATATGGTGATGGTTTGAAATGGGGTACGGAACACTTCCCGACTCAGACGCGTGTAGGTGAACCTATTGCAAGTTTCTATCTGTATCGTGCCGACGGTATCTTCCAGAATGAAGCAGAAGTAGCCGCTCATGTGAATGCCGACGGTGATTTATTGCAGCCGAATGCCCGTCCGGGAGATATCCGTTTTCGTGATGTGAATGGAGATGGCCAGATAGACGAAGATGATAAAGAGTCTTGCGGTTCCGGTATGCCGAAACTGGAAGCCAACCTTTCTGCCGGTTTCTCTTATAAAGGCATTGACTTCTCCTTCTTACTGGGTAGCGGTTGGGGACATAAGCTATATAACGGTAACCGTTATTTCTTTGAAGGAATGAGTTCGGGTACCAATATGCTGGCTTCCACATTAGATGCATGGACAACAAGTAATACCAATACAAGTGTTCCCCGTGCAGTTTTACAGGATCCGAACAATAACTCACGCGAAAGCGACCGTTTCCTTGAAAATGGAAACTTTGTTCGCCTGCGTCAATTACAGATCGGGTATACATTACCTTCAACATTATTGAAGAAACTGTTTGTTGATAAACTTAGATTATATGTAAGTGGCGAGAACCTGTTTACAATTACCAAATACAGTGGTATCGATCCTGAATTCTCTACAGAAAAGATATTGAATACAGGTGTGGATAAGGAAATTTATCCTTTCACACGTTCTTATATCGTAGGATTGCAGCTTACATTCTAA
- a CDS encoding 3-deoxy-D-manno-octulosonic acid transferase, with protein sequence MYSLAIHFYAFIIALISPFHKKARMMRLGQWKTNSILREKIDRNAKYIWFHASSLGEFEQGRPMMEKIKAEHPEYKILLTFFSPSGYEVRKNYNGADVICYLPFDTPYRVNKFLNLANPAIAVFIKYEFWGNYLHELKHRNIPVYIISSIFRPDQLFFQWYGFSYRKMLYCFTHLFVQDERSAALLNEFGITNVTVTGDTRFDRVLDVRKQARDLSQVEHFVYDKNGKRNLTLVAGSSWPQDEEILIPYFNEHPEMKLIIAPHEIHREHLMYIESLLKRPSVRLSDVIHDESLLEGKDCLIVDSFGLLSSIYRYGAIAYIGGGFGAGIHNTLEAAVYGIPVLFGPKYHKFKEARDLIAVGGGFSVADEQVFREKMDELLTYHEVLEAAGESAGHFVNDNVGATDKILKVLPL encoded by the coding sequence ATGTATAGTCTGGCAATCCACTTTTACGCATTTATTATTGCGTTGATTTCTCCATTTCATAAGAAGGCCCGGATGATGCGTCTGGGGCAGTGGAAGACGAATTCCATTCTTCGGGAGAAGATCGACCGGAATGCAAAATATATCTGGTTTCATGCTTCTTCGTTGGGCGAATTCGAACAAGGCCGTCCGATGATGGAAAAAATCAAGGCGGAACATCCGGAGTATAAAATACTGCTTACTTTCTTTTCACCTTCGGGATATGAAGTTCGTAAGAATTATAACGGGGCAGATGTCATTTGTTATCTGCCCTTCGATACACCTTACCGGGTTAATAAATTCCTGAACCTGGCCAATCCGGCCATAGCCGTATTTATCAAATATGAGTTTTGGGGAAATTACCTGCATGAGTTGAAACATAGGAATATACCTGTTTATATTATTTCTTCCATATTCCGTCCGGATCAACTTTTCTTCCAGTGGTATGGTTTCTCATACCGGAAGATGCTTTATTGTTTCACGCATCTCTTTGTACAGGATGAACGTTCGGCTGCTTTGTTGAATGAATTTGGCATAACGAATGTGACTGTGACGGGAGATACCCGGTTTGACCGGGTATTGGATGTTCGTAAACAAGCTCGTGACTTGTCACAGGTTGAGCATTTTGTTTACGATAAGAATGGGAAAAGAAATCTGACGCTTGTTGCCGGAAGTTCGTGGCCCCAAGATGAAGAGATCCTGATCCCCTATTTCAATGAACATCCTGAAATGAAGTTGATCATTGCTCCGCATGAGATCCATCGTGAACATTTGATGTATATCGAATCGTTATTGAAACGGCCTTCAGTACGTTTGTCGGATGTGATCCATGATGAAAGCTTGCTGGAAGGAAAGGACTGTCTGATCGTAGATAGTTTCGGTTTGCTTTCTTCTATCTATCGGTATGGGGCTATCGCTTATATTGGAGGAGGCTTTGGTGCTGGTATACACAATACTTTGGAAGCAGCCGTGTACGGTATCCCTGTCCTGTTCGGACCTAAATATCACAAATTTAAGGAAGCACGTGATCTGATAGCGGTAGGAGGAGGTTTTTCTGTTGCCGACGAGCAGGTCTTCCGCGAGAAAATGGATGAACTTCTTACCTATCATGAGGTGCTCGAAGCTGCGGGTGAGAGTGCCGGACATTTTGTCAATGACAATGTAGGGGCTACGGATAAGATATTAAAAGTGTTACCACTTTAG
- a CDS encoding glycoside hydrolase family 2: MKHLFYTANALLVSLALHAQPKEWEDQRVNQINREPIHAHFVPYSSERGALQKDASKEQRYSLNGTWKFHYAKNPASRPVTFYEEGYNVSDWKDIEVPGSWELQGFDAPIYTDTRYPFPADPPHVPTDYNPVGSYVTTFTVPADFKGKDILLNFGGVESAYYCWLNGHFVGYAEDSRLPSEFLINKYLKSGENKLAVEVYRYSDGSYLEGQDYWKYSGIERDVKLIARPQERVKDFEISADLTNNYQDGLLDVKVTLDNRKIGKGMGVQLKVLDGTNEIASRQFTAKVKTDSLFIFTERFPSVKHWTAETPNLYSLVVNTLDKQGRVTESFVQRFGFRKVEMKNGMLQVNGTPILIKGVNRHEHDMHKGRSISVESMIEDIRLMKQFNINAVRTCHYPNHEEWYDLCNEYGIYLVDEANIESHGMEAHPDGTLANMEGWDIPFMERMERMVERDKNITAIITWSLGNESGYGKHFETLYHWTKKRDASRPVQYEGGGVKGLSDIYCPMYGRVWLLRQWVNQRQPRPLILCEYAHAMGNSVGNLNDYWDLIYKYDNLQGGFIWDWVDQTFAIKDKKGHDIQAYGGDMGFVGIVNDSNFCANGLVAADRSLHPHIWEVKKIYQYMHFEGVPFSSGLVKVTNRHDFVSSDVYDYVWTVKADGKTLYQGKLDVPVIAPHQSAEVPVRIPIIQGEPGTEYFLHISALTREETPLVPKGHLAASEQWKLPVTSLPVSAPVLSGTLSTVDEAENITIDGASMSVTFSKKNGEITIYMIDGNNYLKEGLRPNFWRPLTDNDVANKLGDRSETWKNAGNELSLKAFSADIATDKKSVVVKVTYDMPLQESTCSVVYTVYADGIIKTAYSFVPGEKQLPEIPRVGMRMILKGDYDQMTWLGRGPQENYWDRKSGADIDLYKASVWEQYHPYVRAQETANKSDVRWVALQDQAGNGILVKSGCEPLNVSAWNFPMKDIEYIPSSIQHIHGGSIEKKDMVWLNIDSKQMGVGGDNTWGAQTHPEYTITPVRQEYSFFIIPVNKQTDLIKVSKLNR, translated from the coding sequence ATGAAACATCTTTTTTATACGGCCAATGCTCTTTTGGTGAGTCTCGCTTTGCATGCCCAACCGAAAGAATGGGAAGACCAGCGGGTTAATCAGATCAATCGTGAACCTATACATGCTCATTTTGTTCCCTATTCTTCTGAGAGAGGGGCTTTACAGAAGGATGCATCGAAAGAACAGCGATATTCACTGAATGGAACCTGGAAATTTCATTATGCTAAAAATCCGGCCAGTCGTCCGGTCACTTTTTACGAAGAAGGTTACAATGTATCCGACTGGAAGGATATAGAGGTACCCGGTAGTTGGGAACTTCAGGGATTTGATGCCCCGATTTATACGGATACACGTTATCCGTTTCCAGCCGATCCCCCTCATGTGCCGACAGACTATAATCCGGTGGGTTCGTATGTAACGACTTTTACGGTTCCAGCTGATTTTAAAGGAAAAGATATCCTATTGAACTTTGGAGGCGTGGAGTCTGCCTATTATTGTTGGCTAAACGGTCATTTTGTAGGGTATGCTGAGGACAGCCGCCTGCCTTCGGAATTCCTGATTAATAAATATCTTAAATCCGGAGAAAACAAACTGGCTGTAGAAGTCTACCGATATAGCGACGGTTCTTATCTGGAAGGGCAGGATTATTGGAAATATAGTGGTATCGAGCGCGATGTGAAACTGATAGCACGCCCTCAGGAACGTGTGAAAGACTTTGAAATATCTGCAGACCTGACGAATAATTACCAGGATGGTCTTCTGGATGTGAAAGTGACGCTGGACAACCGGAAGATCGGGAAAGGAATGGGCGTTCAACTCAAAGTGTTGGATGGAACAAATGAAATTGCTTCCCGGCAGTTTACCGCTAAAGTAAAAACAGACAGTCTCTTCATCTTTACCGAACGTTTCCCCAGTGTAAAACATTGGACGGCAGAAACTCCCAATCTTTATTCGCTGGTAGTAAATACACTTGACAAGCAGGGTAGGGTGACAGAATCTTTTGTTCAGCGGTTTGGTTTCCGAAAAGTGGAGATGAAGAACGGCATGTTGCAGGTAAACGGAACTCCGATACTGATAAAAGGTGTGAACCGTCATGAGCACGATATGCATAAAGGACGTTCCATTTCGGTGGAAAGTATGATAGAAGATATCCGCCTAATGAAACAGTTTAACATTAATGCCGTACGTACCTGTCATTACCCCAACCATGAAGAATGGTATGATCTATGTAATGAATACGGTATTTATCTGGTGGATGAGGCGAATATCGAATCACATGGAATGGAAGCTCATCCCGACGGTACGCTTGCCAATATGGAAGGTTGGGATATTCCTTTTATGGAACGTATGGAACGTATGGTGGAACGCGATAAAAATATCACAGCCATCATTACCTGGAGCTTGGGTAACGAGTCCGGATATGGAAAGCATTTTGAAACCTTGTATCATTGGACGAAAAAACGTGATGCCAGCCGTCCGGTTCAGTATGAAGGCGGAGGCGTAAAAGGGCTGTCCGATATTTATTGTCCGATGTATGGCCGTGTCTGGTTGTTGCGCCAATGGGTAAATCAACGCCAGCCTCGTCCGCTTATCCTTTGCGAATATGCGCATGCGATGGGTAATAGTGTTGGAAACCTGAATGACTATTGGGATTTGATTTATAAATACGATAATCTGCAGGGAGGTTTTATCTGGGACTGGGTAGACCAGACTTTTGCCATCAAAGATAAAAAAGGACACGATATCCAAGCCTATGGAGGTGATATGGGATTTGTAGGTATTGTGAACGACTCGAACTTTTGTGCCAATGGACTGGTGGCTGCCGATCGCAGTTTGCATCCTCATATTTGGGAGGTAAAGAAAATTTATCAGTATATGCATTTTGAGGGAGTACCGTTTTCATCCGGTCTGGTTAAAGTAACCAACCGTCATGACTTTGTCTCTTCAGATGTTTATGATTATGTATGGACTGTAAAAGCGGACGGGAAAACTCTTTATCAGGGCAAACTGGATGTTCCTGTTATTGCGCCGCATCAATCGGCAGAAGTTCCTGTCCGGATACCTATTATACAGGGTGAACCCGGTACTGAATATTTTCTTCATATATCGGCTTTGACCAGAGAGGAAACGCCTTTGGTTCCAAAAGGACATCTGGCCGCGTCGGAGCAGTGGAAATTACCAGTGACCTCTTTGCCGGTATCCGCACCGGTTTTGTCCGGGACTCTTTCTACTGTCGATGAGGCAGAGAATATAACGATCGATGGAGCCTCCATGTCGGTTACTTTTTCAAAGAAGAACGGTGAGATCACTATATATATGATAGATGGAAACAACTACCTGAAAGAGGGACTTCGCCCGAATTTCTGGCGACCGCTTACAGATAACGATGTGGCGAATAAACTGGGGGATCGTAGTGAAACGTGGAAAAATGCCGGAAATGAATTGTCATTAAAAGCATTCTCTGCCGATATTGCTACCGATAAAAAGTCTGTTGTCGTGAAAGTTACCTATGATATGCCTCTTCAGGAGTCTACCTGCTCCGTGGTCTATACGGTTTATGCAGATGGCATTATAAAGACTGCTTACTCTTTTGTCCCCGGCGAGAAACAATTACCGGAAATACCCCGGGTGGGTATGCGTATGATACTGAAAGGCGATTATGATCAAATGACCTGGTTGGGCCGTGGCCCGCAGGAAAACTACTGGGATCGTAAATCGGGAGCCGATATAGATTTGTATAAAGCCTCCGTTTGGGAACAGTATCATCCTTATGTACGTGCGCAGGAAACAGCGAACAAGTCGGATGTCCGTTGGGTAGCCCTTCAGGATCAGGCAGGCAACGGTATCCTGGTTAAGTCTGGTTGTGAACCGTTGAACGTCAGTGCCTGGAATTTCCCTATGAAGGATATAGAATATATACCTTCCAGCATCCAACATATTCATGGGGGTAGCATTGAAAAGAAAGATATGGTTTGGCTTAATATCGACAGTAAGCAAATGGGTGTCGGCGGAGATAATACCTGGGGAGCCCAGACACATCCGGAATACACAATTACACCTGTCAGACAAGAGTATAGTTTCTTTATTATTCCTGTTAATAAGCAAACAGACCTGATTAAAGTTTCTAAACTGAATAGATAA